A genomic stretch from Acidimicrobiales bacterium includes:
- a CDS encoding TIGR03621 family F420-dependent LLM class oxidoreductase gives MSDTRYRSARPIRVGLQLVGAQVLDPVRWARAAEAAGFDIVMVADHIGPDRHAPMLNLTAMATATERIRIGTYVLNNDMRHPVQLAWEAATLDRISGGRFELGLGAGHSGHEYAEVGIPFDPPAARKARLREAVEIIRPLLDGETVDFAGEHYRVEGAAVTRALQERMPILVGSQGAAMLRHIGAHADGVGLIGLGRTLPDGHRHTVSWALDRLDQQVAQVREGAAVHDRAIDFSALVQVCEVTDDREAALAETIDEEGGITEEIAAVTPYMAIGSVEEIAAHFRAGHDRWGITTFVVRCPTPEKIAAFAPVLSSLP, from the coding sequence GTGTCAGACACCCGCTACAGGTCGGCGAGACCGATCCGCGTCGGCCTCCAACTGGTCGGTGCCCAGGTGCTCGACCCGGTGAGGTGGGCGCGCGCGGCGGAGGCGGCCGGGTTCGACATCGTCATGGTGGCCGACCACATCGGTCCGGATCGCCACGCGCCGATGCTCAACCTGACGGCCATGGCGACCGCGACCGAGCGGATCCGCATCGGCACCTATGTGCTCAACAACGACATGCGCCATCCCGTGCAGCTGGCGTGGGAGGCGGCAACACTCGATCGGATTTCGGGTGGCCGGTTCGAGCTCGGTCTCGGAGCCGGACACTCGGGGCACGAGTACGCCGAGGTCGGCATCCCCTTCGATCCGCCGGCGGCGCGCAAGGCTCGCCTGCGCGAGGCGGTCGAGATCATCCGGCCCCTGCTCGACGGTGAGACGGTCGACTTCGCGGGCGAGCACTATCGGGTCGAAGGCGCCGCGGTGACCCGTGCCCTGCAGGAGCGGATGCCGATCCTGGTGGGAAGTCAGGGCGCGGCGATGCTGCGCCACATCGGAGCCCATGCCGACGGCGTCGGGCTGATCGGGCTCGGGAGGACGTTGCCGGACGGACACCGTCACACGGTGAGCTGGGCGTTGGATCGGCTCGACCAGCAGGTTGCCCAGGTGCGCGAGGGTGCCGCGGTTCACGACCGGGCCATCGACTTCAGTGCGCTCGTGCAGGTGTGTGAGGTCACCGACGATCGCGAGGCCGCGCTGGCCGAGACGATCGACGAGGAAGGTGGCATCACCGAGGAGATCGCGGCCGTCACTCCCTACATGGCGATCGGCTCGGTCGAGGAGATCGCTGCGCACTTCCGCGCCGGCCACGACCGCTGGGGCATCACCACCTTTGTGGTCCGCTGCCCGACGCCCGAGAAGATCGCCGCCTTCGCCCCGGTTCTCTCGTCGCTCCCCTGA